In Streptomyces chartreusis, the following proteins share a genomic window:
- a CDS encoding acyl-CoA dehydrogenase family protein, whose product MKRQIFAPEHDAFRATVRSFLDREVLPHYEQWEKDGIVSRDAWRAAGKQGLLGFAVPEEYGGGGTDDFRYSAVLAEEFTRAGAPGLALGLHNDIIGPYLTSLATDEQKRRWLPGFCDGSIITAIAMTEPGAGSDLQGIRTHAEDRGDHWVLNGSKTFISNGILADLVIVVAKTTPEGGARGLSLLVVERGMEGFERGRNLDKIGQKSQDTAELFFHDVKVPKANLLGDLDGAFVHLMTNLAQERLSIAVAAIAAAEHLLEITTEYVKEREAFGRPLATKQHIRFEVAEMATECAVTRTFLDRCIEDHANGELDAVHASMAKWWATELQKRVADRCLQLHGGYGYMSEYPVAKAFTDGRIQTIYGGTTEIMKEIIGRSLLG is encoded by the coding sequence ATGAAGCGGCAGATCTTCGCCCCCGAGCACGACGCGTTCCGCGCGACCGTGCGCAGCTTCCTGGACCGGGAGGTGCTGCCGCACTACGAGCAGTGGGAGAAGGACGGCATCGTCTCCCGCGACGCCTGGCGCGCGGCAGGCAAGCAGGGCCTGCTCGGCTTCGCCGTGCCCGAGGAGTACGGAGGCGGCGGCACCGACGACTTCCGCTACAGCGCCGTCCTCGCCGAGGAGTTCACCCGCGCGGGCGCCCCGGGCCTCGCCCTCGGCCTGCACAACGACATCATCGGCCCCTATCTGACGAGCCTCGCCACCGACGAGCAGAAGCGCCGCTGGCTGCCGGGCTTCTGCGACGGCTCGATCATCACCGCCATCGCCATGACCGAACCCGGCGCCGGCTCCGACCTCCAGGGCATCCGCACCCACGCCGAGGACCGCGGCGACCACTGGGTGCTCAACGGCTCCAAGACGTTCATCTCCAACGGCATCCTTGCCGACCTGGTGATCGTCGTCGCGAAGACGACGCCCGAGGGCGGCGCGCGCGGCCTGTCGCTGCTCGTCGTCGAGCGGGGCATGGAAGGCTTCGAACGCGGCCGTAACCTCGACAAGATCGGCCAGAAGTCGCAGGACACCGCCGAGCTGTTCTTCCACGACGTCAAGGTGCCCAAGGCCAACCTCCTCGGCGACCTCGACGGCGCCTTCGTGCACCTGATGACGAACCTCGCGCAGGAGCGCCTGAGCATCGCCGTCGCCGCGATCGCCGCCGCCGAGCACCTGCTGGAGATCACCACCGAGTACGTCAAGGAGCGCGAGGCGTTCGGCCGGCCGCTGGCGACCAAGCAGCACATCCGCTTCGAGGTGGCCGAGATGGCCACCGAGTGCGCGGTCACCCGCACCTTCCTCGACCGCTGCATCGAGGACCACGCGAACGGGGAGCTCGACGCCGTCCACGCCTCCATGGCCAAGTGGTGGGCGACCGAGCTCCAGAAGCGCGTCGCCGACCGCTGTCTGCAACTGCACGGCGGCTACGGCTACATGAGCGAGTACCCCGTCGCCAAGGCCTTCACCGACGGCCGCATCCAGACCATCTACGGCGGGACGACCGAGATCATGAAGGAGATCATCGGTCGTTCCCTGCTCGGCTAA
- a CDS encoding CaiB/BaiF CoA transferase family protein produces the protein MATTPGQGPLTGVRVVELAGIGPGPFAAMLLADLGADVVRVDRPGGTGLAINTEYDITNRNKRSVIIDLKSPDGPARVLDLAARADILIEGYRPGVAERLGVGPEACHARNPALVYGRMTGWGQDGPLAERAGHDIAYIAVTGTLGMIGNPDEPPAVPANLVGDYAGGSLYLVVGVLAALHHARATGSGQVVDAAIVDGTSHLSAMIHGMLAAGGWQDRRGANLLDGGCPYYGTYETADGRYMAVGALEPQFYDEFLRLLGVENLASARKDFSRWGELRDAVAARFKSRTRDEWTAVFEGSDACVAPVLSLREAPQHPHLAARGTFTDHGGITQPAPAPRFSATPTAVRTGPAQPGADTADVARDWDVPDLVQHQEPTKGLE, from the coding sequence ATGGCGACGACGCCAGGACAGGGCCCGCTGACCGGCGTGCGCGTGGTCGAGCTGGCCGGGATCGGGCCCGGCCCGTTCGCCGCCATGCTCCTCGCCGACCTCGGCGCGGACGTCGTCCGCGTCGACCGGCCGGGCGGCACCGGGCTGGCCATCAACACCGAGTACGACATCACCAACCGCAACAAGCGCTCGGTGATCATCGACCTGAAGTCCCCCGACGGCCCCGCGCGCGTCCTCGACCTCGCCGCCCGCGCCGACATCCTCATCGAGGGCTACCGCCCCGGTGTCGCCGAACGCCTCGGCGTCGGCCCAGAGGCCTGCCACGCCCGCAACCCCGCGCTGGTCTACGGCCGGATGACCGGCTGGGGCCAGGACGGACCGCTCGCCGAGCGCGCCGGCCACGACATCGCGTACATCGCGGTCACCGGCACCCTCGGCATGATCGGCAACCCCGACGAACCACCCGCCGTCCCCGCCAACCTGGTCGGCGACTACGCGGGCGGCTCCCTCTACCTCGTCGTCGGCGTCCTCGCCGCCCTGCACCACGCCCGCGCCACCGGCTCCGGCCAGGTCGTCGACGCCGCGATCGTCGACGGCACCTCCCACCTCTCCGCGATGATCCACGGCATGCTCGCGGCGGGCGGCTGGCAGGACCGGCGCGGCGCCAACCTCCTGGACGGCGGCTGCCCGTACTACGGCACCTACGAGACCGCCGACGGCCGGTACATGGCGGTCGGCGCCCTGGAACCGCAGTTCTACGACGAGTTCCTCCGCCTGCTCGGCGTCGAGAACCTCGCCTCCGCCCGCAAGGACTTCTCCCGCTGGGGCGAGCTGCGCGACGCTGTCGCCGCCCGCTTCAAGTCCCGCACCAGGGACGAGTGGACGGCCGTCTTCGAGGGCTCCGACGCCTGCGTGGCCCCCGTCCTGTCCCTGCGCGAGGCCCCGCAGCACCCGCACCTCGCCGCCCGCGGCACCTTCACCGACCACGGCGGCATCACCCAGCCCGCCCCTGCGCCCCGGTTCTCCGCGACCCCGACGGCCGTCCGGACGGGCCCGGCCCAGCCCGGCGCGGACACCGCCGACGTGGCGCGCGACTGGGACGTACCCGACCTTGTGCAGCACCAGGAACCCACGAAGGGCCTCGAATGA